The Chromatiaceae bacterium genome has a window encoding:
- a CDS encoding cytochrome c, producing MEFAVDQVDLRNGRDINEVCAGCHGEFGQGGKEGEYPRLAGLPAPFIAHQLALFRDRKRTNLAMVESVDHRQMPDPDIQDVSAYLAGLEIASQLPPVDETAPGFNAYERLLASKRLVQIPRAEGDPEAGKKLYRRECASCHGGQGQGDSQDAVPFLAGQYTNYLRRQIDKYIDKGRVHDPSEPDAEELLAAFKAEELRDIFAYLSTLDD from the coding sequence ATGGAATTCGCCGTCGATCAGGTGGATTTGCGTAACGGCAGGGATATCAACGAGGTTTGCGCTGGGTGTCACGGGGAATTCGGTCAGGGTGGTAAGGAAGGCGAATATCCCCGACTCGCGGGACTGCCCGCCCCCTTTATCGCCCACCAGTTGGCTTTGTTCCGGGATCGCAAAAGGACCAATCTGGCCATGGTCGAATCCGTCGATCACCGCCAGATGCCCGACCCCGATATTCAGGATGTGTCCGCCTATCTCGCGGGCCTCGAAATAGCCAGCCAGCTCCCCCCCGTCGACGAGACGGCTCCGGGCTTCAATGCCTACGAACGTCTGCTCGCCAGCAAGCGCCTGGTCCAGATCCCCCGCGCCGAGGGTGACCCCGAGGCCGGCAAAAAGCTCTACCGCCGCGAATGTGCCTCTTGTCACGGCGGCCAGGGTCAGGGTGACTCGCAAGATGCGGTGCCCTTCCTTGCGGGCCAATACACCAACTACCTGCGGCGCCAGATCGACAAATATATCGACAAAGGGCGCGTCCACGACCCCTCGGAACCCGATGCCGAGGAGCTGCTCGCGGCCTTCAAGGCCGAGGAACTTCGGGATATCTTCGCCTATCTGTCCACCCTCGACGACTAG
- the rraA gene encoding ribonuclease E activity regulator RraA: MTLHSLKTTDLSDEWGDKAQICAPLFRDFGGRTDFHGPIATALCPDDNSKVREMLGEPGAGRILVVEAQASPRCAMLGDLLAQLAVDNGWSGVLVHGYIRDSAEMAHMRLGVKALGTLPRKSNKRGAGQTQVSVSFAGVEFRPGDMLYADADGVLVIAATDADADAETHPGEG; the protein is encoded by the coding sequence ATGACATTGCATAGCCTGAAAACAACCGATCTCAGCGACGAATGGGGGGACAAGGCCCAGATCTGCGCCCCCCTGTTCCGCGACTTTGGCGGCCGGACCGATTTCCACGGCCCCATTGCCACGGCCCTGTGTCCGGATGACAACTCCAAGGTGCGGGAAATGCTGGGGGAGCCCGGGGCAGGCCGGATCCTGGTGGTCGAGGCCCAGGCATCACCCCGCTGCGCCATGCTGGGGGATCTCCTCGCCCAGTTGGCCGTTGACAACGGCTGGTCCGGAGTCCTGGTGCATGGCTACATCCGTGACAGCGCCGAAATGGCCCATATGCGCCTGGGCGTCAAGGCCCTGGGCACGCTCCCCCGCAAGAGCAACAAGCGCGGCGCCGGCCAGACCCAGGTGAGCGTCAGCTTTGCTGGGGTGGAATTCCGGCCCGGTGATATGCTTTACGCCGATGCAGATGGGGTGCTGGTCATAGCCGCTACCGATGCCGATGCCGATGCCGAGACGCATCCCGGAGAGGGCTGA
- a CDS encoding 4Fe-4S binding protein — protein MSPEQTKATSPRPALSPKRREQNRREFIRTSILGIGVLGATLAGLLPLAGQANARLRPPGAIKDRLQEQEFLAACIKCGQCVQVCPVEAIRLADLTDGVGVGTPFIQARDQACDFSCDGLQCVLACPTGALTHDINYPSQARMGLARLARPESCLAVRGQGFRGQARGADFSGLLRYEAVNRWLPIPVADHPYDLELCDLCLRQCPIEIRLAQCAAGTPPSGDANQCPPRSAIRLGAQAGGGALPLVLDGCVGCGVCEMICPVDPAAIVIDIDRVADAAQVG, from the coding sequence ATGTCACCCGAACAGACGAAAGCCACATCGCCCCGCCCGGCCCTCAGCCCCAAACGACGCGAACAAAATCGCCGGGAATTCATCCGCACCTCGATCCTGGGGATCGGGGTGCTGGGCGCCACCCTGGCGGGCCTGCTGCCCCTGGCGGGTCAGGCCAATGCCCGATTGCGGCCTCCGGGCGCCATCAAGGATCGGCTCCAGGAGCAGGAATTTCTCGCCGCCTGCATCAAGTGCGGCCAGTGCGTCCAGGTCTGCCCCGTCGAGGCCATCCGCCTCGCCGATCTGACCGATGGGGTCGGGGTCGGCACCCCCTTTATCCAAGCCCGCGACCAGGCCTGCGACTTCTCCTGCGACGGCCTCCAGTGCGTCCTAGCCTGCCCCACCGGCGCCCTCACCCATGACATCAACTACCCGAGCCAGGCACGCATGGGTCTGGCCCGGCTGGCGCGGCCCGAGTCCTGCCTGGCGGTTCGGGGCCAGGGCTTCCGAGGTCAGGCCCGGGGGGCCGATTTTTCCGGCCTGCTTCGCTATGAGGCCGTGAATCGCTGGCTGCCCATCCCCGTGGCGGATCACCCCTACGATCTGGAGCTCTGCGATCTCTGCCTACGCCAATGCCCCATCGAGATCCGTCTCGCCCAGTGCGCCGCTGGCACGCCACCCTCCGGGGATGCCAATCAGTGTCCACCGCGATCGGCCATCCGCCTGGGGGCCCAGGCCGGGGGCGGCGCCCTGCCACTTGTTCTGGATGGCTGTGTCGGCTGTGGCGTCTGCGAGATGATCTGTCCCGTGGACCCCGCCGCCATCGTTATCGATATCGACCGGGTCGCGGACGCGGCCCAGGTTGGGTGA
- the aceB gene encoding malate synthase A: MPQVQILAPVPPALQEVLSPAALEFVVDLECRFGPRRRELLAARVARQRRLDAGESLDFLASTADIRSGDWRVRPAPVDLQDRRVEITGPVDRKMVINALNSGAKCFMADFEDAHGPTWSATLEGQQNLTQAIRRTLTFQSPEGKDYRLNDTLATLIVRPRGWALPEKHLEVDGQPMSGALFDFGLYLFHNAQELLARGSGPYFYLPKLEGHLEARLWNDVFAYAEERLGLPHGSIRCTVLIETITAAFEMDEILYELRDYICGLNCGRWDYIFSFIKRFHAHPERCLPERGQITMLVHFLRSYSRLLIKTCHRRGAHAMGGMAAQIPIKGDPAANDIAFAKVRADKEREAGDGHDGTWVAHPGLVPVALEVFNHYMPGPHQLDRTLDDLNIVAADLLALPTGTITEAGLRNNVSAGLRYLAAWLGGRGAVPIHNLMEDAATAEIARAQLWQWVRYPDGVLDDGRQVTPTLFEQALDEELALARTELTGAGDPAAQHLDRAAQLLRDIVIQDEFEEFLTLPAYRILDETAGL, translated from the coding sequence ATGCCCCAGGTCCAGATCCTTGCCCCCGTGCCCCCCGCCCTGCAGGAGGTCCTCTCCCCCGCGGCGCTGGAATTCGTGGTGGACCTGGAGTGTCGCTTCGGCCCGCGCCGGCGGGAACTCCTGGCCGCGCGTGTCGCCCGGCAGCGGCGCCTGGATGCCGGTGAGTCCCTGGACTTCCTGGCCAGCACCGCCGACATCCGCTCGGGTGACTGGCGGGTACGCCCCGCCCCCGTCGATCTCCAGGATCGCCGCGTGGAAATCACCGGCCCCGTGGACCGCAAGATGGTCATCAACGCCCTCAACTCCGGCGCCAAGTGTTTCATGGCGGACTTCGAGGACGCCCACGGCCCCACCTGGAGCGCCACCCTGGAGGGCCAGCAGAACCTCACCCAGGCCATCCGCCGCACCCTGACCTTCCAGAGTCCCGAGGGCAAGGACTACCGGCTTAATGACACCCTGGCCACTCTCATCGTACGTCCCCGGGGCTGGGCCCTGCCCGAGAAGCACCTTGAGGTGGACGGCCAACCCATGTCCGGCGCCCTCTTCGACTTCGGCCTCTACCTCTTCCACAATGCCCAGGAACTGCTGGCCCGGGGGAGTGGACCCTATTTCTATCTGCCCAAGCTGGAGGGCCATCTGGAGGCCCGGCTGTGGAACGACGTCTTTGCCTACGCCGAGGAGCGCCTGGGCCTGCCCCATGGCAGCATCCGCTGCACCGTGCTCATCGAGACCATCACCGCCGCCTTCGAGATGGACGAGATCCTCTACGAGCTGCGGGACTACATCTGCGGCCTCAACTGCGGCCGCTGGGACTACATCTTCAGCTTCATCAAGCGCTTCCATGCCCACCCGGAGCGCTGTCTGCCGGAGCGTGGCCAGATCACCATGCTGGTGCACTTCCTGCGCTCCTACTCGCGCCTGCTGATCAAGACCTGCCACCGCCGCGGCGCCCATGCCATGGGGGGCATGGCGGCCCAGATCCCCATTAAGGGTGACCCGGCAGCCAACGATATCGCCTTCGCCAAGGTGCGGGCGGACAAGGAACGCGAGGCGGGGGATGGCCACGACGGAACCTGGGTAGCCCACCCCGGCCTGGTGCCGGTGGCCCTGGAGGTCTTCAACCACTACATGCCCGGTCCCCATCAGCTCGATCGCACCCTGGACGACCTCAATATCGTCGCCGCGGACCTGCTGGCACTGCCAACGGGCACCATCACCGAGGCCGGCCTACGCAACAACGTCTCCGCCGGCCTGCGTTACCTGGCCGCCTGGCTGGGCGGACGGGGCGCGGTACCCATCCACAACCTGATGGAAGACGCCGCCACCGCCGAGATCGCCCGTGCCCAGTTATGGCAATGGGTGCGCTATCCCGATGGGGTATTGGACGATGGTCGCCAGGTGACCCCGACCCTGTTTGAGCAGGCTCTGGACGAGGAACTGGCCTTGGCGCGCACCGAACTGACCGGCGCCGGCGACCCGGCGGCCCAGCACCTGGACCGCGCGGCCCAACTCCTGCGGGACATCGTCATCCAGGACGAATTCGAGGAGTTCCTCACCCTGCCCGCCTACCGGATCCTGGACGAAACGGCCGGGCTCTGA
- a CDS encoding NapH/MauN family ferredoxin-type protein, protein MNYVIESLRQLMGLDPSKPGPEDRRPEVVTLMAEKRRDKLTREMLHAVEAGRAQAADRHKWRNRRWATLITVNLLFVVSYYLDVQLLEGAMTASRFVGFHLADLNSALQVMLAYQHLVLNLVIGTVTVFILWLLLGGRTFCSWACPYHLLAEWAEKLHLWLAKRKWARDIKFHRGGRTIFYLFFIILTLVSGYTLFETLSPTGILSRALIYGPGLALIWVLALLAFEVFVSRRAWCRYVCPIGVTYGLVGVLSPVRVQYRVQDCHHEGDCRAICLVPHVLDVTIRGRARAVTTDIGADCTRCGLCVDICPTNSLSFKVKGLDKVL, encoded by the coding sequence ATGAACTACGTGATCGAATCCCTCCGTCAGTTGATGGGCCTGGACCCATCCAAGCCCGGTCCGGAGGACCGCCGGCCAGAGGTGGTTACCCTCATGGCGGAGAAACGCCGCGACAAGTTGACCAGGGAAATGCTTCATGCGGTAGAGGCCGGGCGCGCCCAGGCCGCGGATCGCCACAAATGGCGCAACCGCCGTTGGGCCACCCTCATTACCGTCAACCTGCTCTTTGTCGTCTCCTATTATCTCGACGTCCAGCTCCTGGAGGGGGCCATGACCGCCTCGCGCTTCGTCGGCTTTCACCTGGCGGACCTGAACTCGGCCCTCCAGGTCATGCTGGCCTACCAGCATCTGGTGCTGAATCTGGTCATCGGCACCGTAACCGTTTTCATCCTCTGGCTGCTCCTGGGGGGGCGCACCTTTTGCTCCTGGGCCTGCCCCTACCACCTGCTGGCCGAGTGGGCGGAGAAACTCCACCTCTGGCTGGCCAAGCGTAAATGGGCGAGGGACATCAAGTTTCACCGGGGTGGCCGGACGATCTTCTATCTCTTCTTCATCATCCTGACCCTGGTCAGCGGCTACACCCTGTTCGAAACCCTGTCCCCCACCGGTATCCTCAGCCGCGCCCTCATCTATGGCCCGGGCCTGGCCTTGATCTGGGTACTGGCCCTGCTGGCCTTCGAGGTCTTTGTATCCCGCCGCGCCTGGTGCCGCTATGTCTGCCCCATCGGCGTGACTTACGGCCTGGTGGGCGTTCTGTCTCCGGTGCGGGTCCAGTATCGGGTACAGGACTGCCACCATGAAGGTGACTGCCGTGCCATTTGTCTGGTTCCCCATGTCCTCGACGTCACCATCCGCGGCCGGGCGCGGGCCGTCACCACTGACATTGGCGCCGACTGTACCCGGTGCGGCCTGTGCGTGGACATCTGTCCGACCAATTCCCTGAGCTTCAAGGTCAAGGGCCTGGACAAGGTGTTGTAA
- the aceA gene encoding isocitrate lyase: MTREQQIQALEKEWASNPRWKDVSRGYTAADVVRLRGSVQPEFTYARNGAEKLWELIHGRARKGYVNCMGAITAGQAMQQAKAGVEAIYLSGWQVAADGNTSETMYPDQSLYAYDSVPTMVRRINNTFKRADEIQWGRGVGPEDAGYIDHFLPIVADAEAGFGGVLNAFELMKNMIAAGAAGVHYEDQLAAVKKCGHMGGKVLVPTQEAVQKLIAARLAADVCGVPTLVLARTDAEAANLLTSDFDANDKPFLTGTRTAEGLYNVKNGLEQAISRGLAYAPYADLVWCETGTPDLGFAREFAEALMAQNPNKLLAYNCSPSFNWKKNLDDKTIAKFQDELSAMGYKYQFITLAGIHSMWYNMYDLAYDYARGEGMRHYVEKVQAPEFAARDKGYTFVSHQQEVGAGYFDDVTTVIQGGTSSLTALTGSTEEAQFDH; encoded by the coding sequence CTGACCCGAGAGCAACAGATTCAGGCCCTGGAGAAGGAGTGGGCCAGCAACCCCCGCTGGAAGGATGTGAGCCGTGGTTATACCGCCGCCGATGTGGTCCGCCTGCGCGGGTCCGTGCAGCCGGAATTCACCTATGCCCGCAACGGCGCCGAAAAGCTCTGGGAACTGATCCACGGCCGTGCTCGTAAGGGTTACGTTAACTGTATGGGCGCCATCACCGCGGGCCAAGCCATGCAGCAGGCCAAGGCGGGGGTCGAGGCCATCTACCTGTCTGGCTGGCAGGTCGCGGCGGATGGCAACACCTCCGAGACCATGTACCCGGACCAGTCCCTCTACGCCTACGACTCGGTGCCGACCATGGTCCGGCGCATCAACAACACCTTCAAGCGCGCCGACGAGATTCAGTGGGGCCGCGGGGTTGGTCCGGAGGATGCCGGCTATATCGACCACTTCCTGCCCATCGTGGCGGATGCCGAGGCGGGCTTCGGTGGCGTGCTGAACGCCTTTGAGTTGATGAAGAACATGATCGCCGCCGGTGCCGCTGGTGTTCACTATGAAGACCAGTTGGCCGCCGTCAAGAAATGCGGCCACATGGGTGGCAAGGTCCTGGTCCCCACTCAGGAGGCGGTGCAGAAGCTCATCGCCGCTCGCCTGGCGGCGGATGTCTGCGGCGTCCCCACCCTGGTGCTAGCCCGTACCGATGCCGAGGCGGCCAACTTACTGACCTCCGATTTCGATGCCAACGACAAGCCCTTCCTCACGGGCACCCGCACCGCCGAGGGCCTTTATAACGTCAAGAACGGTCTGGAGCAGGCCATCAGCCGCGGCCTGGCCTACGCCCCTTACGCCGATCTGGTGTGGTGCGAGACCGGTACCCCTGACCTGGGTTTCGCCCGTGAGTTCGCAGAGGCCCTCATGGCCCAGAACCCCAACAAGCTGCTGGCCTACAACTGCTCGCCCTCCTTCAACTGGAAGAAGAACCTGGACGACAAGACCATCGCCAAGTTCCAGGATGAGCTGTCCGCGATGGGCTACAAGTACCAGTTCATCACCCTGGCCGGCATTCACAGCATGTGGTACAACATGTACGACCTAGCCTACGACTACGCCCGGGGCGAGGGCATGCGTCATTATGTCGAGAAGGTCCAGGCTCCTGAATTCGCGGCGCGCGACAAGGGATATACCTTCGTCTCCCACCAGCAGGAGGTGGGCGCCGGCTACTTCGATGACGTCACCACCGTCATTCAGGGCGGCACCTCCTCCCTGACCGCCCTCACCGGCTCCACCGAAGAGGCCCAGTTCGACCATTGA
- the aceK gene encoding bifunctional isocitrate dehydrogenase kinase/phosphatase: protein MGNVLQDRAHQIARSILTGFDRHYSYYQEITSSARQRFERADWESVRAASAKRISFYDLRVREAVDKLRSAFDIEHLDEPLWQEVKRVYLHLLARHGRPELAETFYNSVFCRLFDRRYFNNDNIFLASSVNRRELAARYLVYMSFHPGDGGLEQCVWEILSAFYFTLPYEDLQRDTERVAGAFRARSALGTRSLEEVRIDVLESPFYRNKVAYLIGRVVQGEECQPFVIPLVNNEAGAIYADTLLTQHEQVDAVFSFTRAYFMVKTPVPAATVDFLQSLMPSKSLADLYMSIGFQKQAKNEFYRDFLDHLANSDDLFQIAPGTRGMVMLVFTLASFPYVFKVIRDRFPPQKEVTRQQVKDRYQQVKNHDLMGRMADTLEFSDVAFPRHRFSPELLREIEAEVPSLVEEEGDLLVLRHLYIERRMTPLDIYLAQASPAGQRAILDDWGLALKQLMGVNVFPGDLLFKNFGVTRLGRVIFYDYDEICYLGECKFRKIPQARTLDDEMSAEPWYTVNPGDVFPEEFPTFLTNSQELRQILFDTHPEIYDYRYWQQRQKDTANGVWEDVFPYGQELRFERPVIPSPMPGLEAITGS, encoded by the coding sequence ATGGGCAATGTTCTGCAAGATCGGGCACACCAGATCGCTCGTTCCATCCTGACCGGTTTTGACCGGCATTATTCTTATTATCAAGAGATTACCAGTTCCGCTCGCCAACGTTTCGAACGAGCCGATTGGGAATCCGTGCGGGCGGCCTCCGCCAAGCGCATCAGTTTCTACGATTTACGGGTTCGGGAGGCGGTCGACAAGTTGCGCTCCGCCTTCGATATCGAGCACCTGGACGAGCCTCTGTGGCAGGAGGTCAAGCGGGTCTATCTTCATCTGCTCGCCCGCCACGGTCGCCCCGAGTTGGCGGAGACCTTTTACAACTCCGTCTTCTGCAGGCTCTTCGATCGCAGATATTTCAATAATGACAATATCTTCCTGGCCTCCAGCGTCAATCGTCGGGAGCTGGCGGCCCGCTACCTGGTTTACATGTCCTTCCATCCTGGGGATGGGGGGCTCGAGCAGTGCGTGTGGGAGATCCTCTCCGCCTTTTATTTCACCCTCCCTTACGAGGACCTCCAACGGGATACCGAAAGGGTAGCCGGCGCCTTCCGGGCTCGTAGCGCCCTCGGTACCCGAAGCCTGGAGGAGGTGCGCATCGACGTCCTGGAATCCCCCTTCTACCGCAACAAGGTGGCCTACCTGATCGGGCGCGTGGTCCAGGGGGAGGAATGCCAGCCCTTCGTGATCCCCCTCGTCAATAACGAGGCGGGGGCCATCTATGCCGATACCCTGCTCACCCAGCACGAGCAGGTGGACGCGGTGTTCAGTTTCACCCGCGCCTATTTCATGGTGAAGACCCCGGTCCCGGCGGCCACTGTTGACTTTCTGCAGAGCCTGATGCCCAGCAAGTCACTCGCCGATCTCTACATGAGCATTGGTTTCCAGAAGCAGGCCAAGAACGAATTCTACCGCGACTTTTTGGATCACCTGGCCAACTCGGACGACCTCTTCCAGATCGCCCCTGGGACCCGGGGCATGGTCATGCTGGTATTTACCCTGGCTTCCTTCCCCTATGTATTCAAAGTGATACGCGATCGTTTCCCCCCCCAGAAGGAGGTCACCCGCCAACAGGTGAAGGATCGCTACCAGCAAGTCAAGAATCACGACCTCATGGGCCGGATGGCGGACACCCTGGAGTTCTCCGACGTAGCCTTTCCCCGTCACCGCTTCTCCCCCGAACTGTTGCGGGAGATCGAGGCAGAGGTGCCCTCCCTGGTGGAGGAGGAAGGCGATTTGCTGGTGTTGCGTCATCTTTATATCGAGCGGCGCATGACGCCCCTGGACATCTACCTGGCCCAGGCCAGCCCCGCTGGGCAGCGCGCCATCCTGGACGACTGGGGGCTGGCCCTCAAGCAACTCATGGGGGTCAACGTCTTTCCCGGGGATCTCCTCTTCAAGAACTTCGGGGTTACCCGCCTGGGTCGGGTGATCTTTTACGATTACGACGAGATTTGTTATCTCGGTGAGTGCAAATTCCGCAAGATCCCCCAGGCCCGCACCCTCGATGACGAGATGAGCGCCGAACCCTGGTACACCGTGAATCCCGGTGATGTGTTCCCGGAGGAATTCCCCACCTTTCTCACCAACAGTCAGGAACTGCGCCAAATCCTGTTCGACACTCACCCGGAAATTTACGACTACCGCTATTGGCAACAACGCCAGAAGGACACCGCCAATGGGGTTTGGGAGGACGTCTTTCCCTATGGCCAGGAACTGCGTTTCGAGCGCCCGGTGATTCCATCCCCGATGCCAGGGCTGGAAGCCATTACAGGGAGTTAG
- a CDS encoding ABC transporter ATP-binding protein translates to MIIFEKVIKRFRRQAVLRGIDLEIERGHRVALIGSNGAGKTTLIRCLLGEYHCQGLVTLDGLNPREHRETVLAKIGFVPQLPPPLRMPVGQLLSFAAGVCGADPARMTEVSGHLGLDVARFRRHPFVKLSGGQKQKLLISIALGRDAEVLILDEPAANLDPQARRILFDLLAQRQNSAAMIISSHRLDEVAALVNRVIELDQGQVVLDDRVADLVDLTSHLACRLTLTRADEAFGRALGPWGFQALDAGLNWQGQVPGADRLRFLGMVSRYAALIAALRLEETSNET, encoded by the coding sequence ATGATTATCTTTGAAAAGGTCATCAAGCGCTTTCGCCGCCAGGCCGTGCTCCGGGGCATAGACCTGGAGATCGAGCGGGGGCACCGGGTGGCCCTCATTGGTTCCAATGGGGCCGGCAAGACCACCCTCATCCGCTGTCTGCTGGGGGAATACCATTGCCAGGGCCTGGTCACCCTGGATGGCCTGAACCCGCGTGAACATCGTGAAACGGTCCTGGCCAAGATCGGCTTCGTGCCGCAACTGCCACCCCCCCTGCGGATGCCGGTGGGCCAGCTCCTGTCCTTCGCCGCCGGGGTCTGCGGTGCCGACCCGGCGCGGATGACAGAGGTGTCCGGCCATCTGGGGCTGGACGTGGCCCGCTTCCGGCGTCACCCCTTTGTCAAGCTCTCCGGCGGCCAGAAGCAGAAACTCCTCATCAGCATCGCCCTGGGCCGGGACGCGGAGGTCCTGATCCTGGATGAACCGGCGGCCAACCTGGATCCCCAGGCGCGCCGCATCCTTTTCGACCTCCTCGCCCAGCGCCAGAACAGCGCCGCCATGATTATCTCCAGCCACCGCCTGGACGAGGTGGCGGCCCTGGTCAATCGAGTTATCGAACTGGATCAGGGCCAGGTCGTGCTGGACGACCGGGTCGCGGACCTGGTGGACCTTACCAGCCACCTTGCCTGCCGTCTGACCCTGACCCGCGCCGACGAGGCCTTTGGCCGCGCCCTCGGCCCCTGGGGCTTCCAGGCCCTGGACGCCGGACTGAACTGGCAAGGCCAGGTACCGGGCGCGGACCGGCTGCGGTTTCTCGGCATGGTCTCCCGTTATGCCGCCCTCATCGCCGCGCTCCGCCTCGAGGAAACCAGCAATGAGACTTAA
- a CDS encoding nitrous oxide reductase family maturation protein NosD, translating to MLLVLLPAQAQNQPRTGLVSLQPLIDQAKPGDVLTPEPGTYAGPLIIDKALTLDGRDQVVIDGGGKGTIILLKTDGATIRNLRLTHSGDSHNDIDSGIQVRGNFNVIKDNVIDNCLFGVDLQQSNNNIVRRNRISSKPVELGVRGDAIRFWYSYKNQATDNIIRDSRDTVVWYSQDNLIARNDARGGRYSLHFMYSHVNRVEDNHYENNSVGIFVMYSDGMILRNNTIINASGPTGVGIGFKDTSDVEISGNKVLSCATGIYLDLSPYQPGTTNRFTNNLIAFNGVAVRWLPGRDGNIFIGNRFEGNITQVVLEGGAGKGATFNTWEGNYWDDYEGFDRDGDGIGDTPHEQYTYADRLWMDLPPAQFFKGSPMLEVIDFLERLAPLSEPKRLARDEKPLRSVDTMVDILASLARHPPKSLGIVDDEEYPDEDPEEAGTALPAATAAKAATPGGGYDALQALRQSLGRD from the coding sequence ATGCTGTTGGTCTTGCTTCCGGCCCAGGCGCAAAACCAGCCCCGGACTGGCCTGGTCTCGCTGCAACCCCTGATTGACCAGGCCAAGCCCGGAGATGTACTGACGCCGGAGCCCGGCACCTATGCCGGCCCCCTGATCATCGATAAGGCCCTGACCCTTGATGGTCGCGACCAGGTGGTCATCGATGGGGGAGGCAAGGGGACAATCATCCTCCTCAAGACCGACGGGGCCACCATCCGGAACCTGCGCCTGACCCACTCCGGTGATTCCCACAACGACATCGACAGCGGCATCCAGGTGCGCGGCAACTTCAACGTCATCAAGGACAATGTGATCGACAACTGCCTCTTTGGCGTCGATCTCCAGCAGTCCAACAACAACATCGTCCGCCGCAACCGTATCTCATCCAAACCCGTGGAACTGGGTGTCCGGGGTGATGCCATTCGCTTCTGGTACAGCTATAAGAATCAGGCCACGGATAACATCATCCGCGACTCCCGCGATACCGTGGTCTGGTATTCCCAGGACAACCTCATCGCCCGGAACGACGCCCGCGGCGGCCGCTACTCCCTCCACTTCATGTATTCCCACGTCAACCGGGTCGAGGACAACCATTACGAAAACAATAGCGTGGGCATATTCGTCATGTATAGCGATGGCATGATCCTGCGGAACAACACCATCATCAACGCCTCGGGGCCCACCGGCGTCGGCATCGGTTTTAAAGATACCTCCGATGTGGAAATCAGCGGCAACAAGGTGCTCTCCTGCGCCACCGGCATCTACCTCGACCTCTCGCCCTATCAGCCGGGCACTACCAACCGTTTTACTAATAACCTGATCGCCTTCAATGGAGTGGCCGTCCGCTGGCTGCCCGGTCGGGACGGCAATATCTTCATCGGTAACCGCTTCGAGGGCAACATCACGCAAGTCGTGCTGGAAGGCGGCGCCGGCAAGGGGGCCACCTTCAACACCTGGGAAGGTAACTACTGGGACGATTACGAAGGCTTCGACCGCGATGGCGACGGCATCGGTGACACCCCCCATGAGCAATATACCTATGCCGACCGCCTCTGGATGGATTTGCCACCGGCCCAGTTCTTCAAGGGATCGCCCATGCTGGAGGTCATCGATTTTCTTGAGCGTCTCGCCCCCTTGAGCGAACCCAAACGACTGGCCCGGGACGAAAAACCCCTGCGTTCGGTGGACACCATGGTCGATATCCTGGCCAGTCTGGCGCGGCATCCCCCTAAATCCCTGGGCATCGTCGATGACGAGGAATACCCGGACGAGGACCCTGAGGAGGCGGGCACCGCACTCCCCGCCGCAACCGCCGCGAAGGCTGCCACACCCGGCGGCGGCTACGATGCCCTCCAGGCCCTGCGCCAGTCTCTCGGCCGCGACTGA
- a CDS encoding ABC transporter permease subunit codes for MNNFWLTAQTDILESLRAKWFLVYSFIFGGLVALLFVFGLTESRVMGFTGLSRLMVTYIQLAMAILPVFVLITTVRSVAGDREAGIYEYLLSLPIGLAAWFWGKLVGRFLVVFLPVFLAMVAAIAWGAGKGAEVPWALFIYYTGLLMALAWCFLGLAMLLSTLTRSADVAQASAFVLWLTLLLFLDLILLGVMIRGHLPPETAVAIALINPLQVFRTAAMLLLDQQLVMLGPSAYVILDAFGQAGYIAFALLYPTLLGTLSAWLGYVLFKRSDLP; via the coding sequence ATGAACAACTTCTGGCTCACCGCCCAAACGGACATCCTGGAATCCCTGCGCGCCAAGTGGTTCCTGGTCTATAGCTTCATCTTTGGCGGCCTGGTGGCTCTGCTGTTCGTCTTCGGCCTCACCGAGTCGCGCGTCATGGGCTTCACCGGCCTGTCGCGGCTCATGGTGACCTATATTCAACTCGCCATGGCCATCCTGCCGGTCTTCGTCCTCATCACCACGGTGCGCTCGGTGGCTGGCGACCGCGAGGCGGGCATCTATGAATACTTGCTGTCGCTGCCCATCGGCCTCGCCGCCTGGTTCTGGGGCAAGCTGGTGGGGCGCTTCCTGGTGGTCTTTCTGCCGGTCTTCCTGGCCATGGTCGCGGCCATCGCCTGGGGGGCGGGCAAGGGCGCCGAGGTCCCCTGGGCCTTGTTCATCTATTACACCGGCTTGCTCATGGCCCTGGCCTGGTGCTTCCTGGGCCTGGCGATGCTGCTCTCCACCCTCACCCGCTCCGCCGATGTCGCCCAGGCCTCCGCCTTCGTCCTCTGGCTCACCCTGTTGCTCTTTCTTGACCTCATCCTGCTGGGCGTCATGATCCGCGGCCACCTCCCCCCCGAGACCGCCGTCGCCATTGCCCTGATCAACCCCCTCCAGGTCTTCCGCACCGCCGCCATGCTCCTCCTTGACCAACAACTGGTCATGCTCGGCCCCTCCGCCTACGTCATCCTCGACGCCTTCGGCCAGGCTGGCTATATCGCCTTCGCCCTCCTCTACCCGACTCTGCTCGGTACCCTGAGCGCCTGGCTGGGCTATGTCCTTTTCAAGCGCAGTGATCTGCCCTGA